The window TCCCGTTCAAAAAACTTTGCCGATGTGTTTGTATCCCTCTCGGGTCAGTTATGTTTCTGGCGATATCAACTCGGCAGAAAGTTACACATGCAAGTAATTCACGGGGATTGGATTCTAGATGATCCAGGAAGAATTTTGGATTCTTTGGCCGGCTCACGGGAGTGCGGCCGGCCGACGAAAACCTTCACAAGCTATAGTGAAGTGAAGGCACGGCTTCGACGAGCCGCGAAGCTGGCCGATTTTGCTGCGATGATCATCAAAACGAGCGAGCTCTTGCTGTTGAAGGTCTAATTGAGCTCTCCAAGACGCGATACATGAGCTTAGAAAGGTACTGCCTCATATGCTAGGAAAATCAGTTCGAAGGGTCCCGAGAAAGCCCGCAACTCTGAGTAAGCACTCTCGGGCGGCGAAGGCAATTGTTTCTGAAACGGGGGCAAAGGGACTTAGGGCAAAGGCTGCCTTGATGGACGCCGCGAGGCAAGTTTTCAGCGAAATGCGCTATACCCACGCACGAGTTCAAGATGTTACTGAGTGCGCCGGCTTCTCGCTCGGCGCCTTTTATCGTTACTTCAGCGACAAGGATGACATACTTTTCGCGATAGTTTCGATCTACTTCGACCAAGCGTATGCGACGACTTTCCTTGGCGCCCGATACGACCCTTCGAATCCCATGCAATCACTGCGCAAGTCCACAGTCCAGACGATAGAGTTCTCTATGGAAAACAGAAATCTAATCAAAATCCTTTGGGAGACTTCCCAATTCAACAGGGATATTGAGGAGCAGTGGAGTGAGCTGCGTAGCCGGATTTACAGGAAGATTGCGCGCTTGATTACGCGGGCGCAGGAGGACAACAT of the Aquisediminimonas profunda genome contains:
- a CDS encoding TetR/AcrR family transcriptional regulator translates to MDAARQVFSEMRYTHARVQDVTECAGFSLGAFYRYFSDKDDILFAIVSIYFDQAYATTFLGARYDPSNPMQSLRKSTVQTIEFSMENRNLIKILWETSQFNRDIEEQWSELRSRIYRKIARLITRAQEDNIGCPGIDPIYTAELLTCMTEHAVYRKLVLPSKIPAREPENLTEHLVNLWARVLFLPQVWQPVLAK